In Cellulomonas wangsupingiae, the genomic window CGCGGCCGGGCGCCGCGAGGCGCGCGGCGCTGCCGTGCCGGGCTGCGCAGCGACACCCACGAGGCCCGGGTGCGCACCCGACGGCGCCACGGCAGGGTCCGGCGCAGCGCACCGACGGTCGCGTCGACGTCGGCCCAGTAGGCCTCCACCTCGGACCTGTCGGGCACGCCTGCCGCGAAGACGGCGCGGTCCGCGCGGCGCGCGAGCGCGTCGACGCGCGCCGCGACCGCGGGGTGCCCCACGGCGATCGTCGCCGTCCACGTCCGTGCCGCCTCGCGCCGCGTGGCCGCGGCCGGGGGCGCGCCCCCCATGTCGCGCGCGGTGTCGACGACCTCGTCCCAGCCGCCCGCGACACGGCGCACCGGGTCGGCCGCGCGTCGGCGCCGCCGGCGCCGCCGCGCCTTGAGCGCGAGCACCACGAGGACGGGCGACAGCAGCACCAGGAGGGCGCCCAGACCCACCCCGGTCCACGCGGCGACACGGAGCCACAGGGCGAGCCCGGAGTCGTCCTGCGCGGGGTCCTCGGTCTGCGGCTGCTCGGTGTCGTCCTCGGGCGGGGTGACGCGGTCCGGGGGCAGTGCGGGCGGCTGCACGACCTGCGGCTGCGGGTCCGTGTCCGTCTCCTCCTGCTCCTGCTCGGGCGTCCGCGAGCGTGGCGGCGTGACGTCGAACGGCACCCAGCCGTGCCCCGCGAACGCGACCTCGACCCAGGCCTGCACGTCCCGTCCGCGGATCTGCACCGCGCCGTCCTCGTCCGTCGGCACGACGGCCTCGCCGTCGCTCTCCTCGTCGTCCCCGGACCCGGGCACGAACCCGAGCACGACACGCGCCGGCAGGCCCCTCTCCTGGAGCATCAGCGCCGCCGCCGCCGCGTACTGCTCGCCGTCGCCGACCATCAGCTCGCCGGCCAGCAGGTCCGCGAGGCGCGCCGCACCGTGCCCCGACAGCGACGGGTGGTCGCCCGCGTCGGTCAGTCCGTGGCTGAAGTAGCCCTGCTCGGCGAGGTGCGTCGTGATCGCGTCGGCCACCTGCACAGGCGTCCCCGCGTCGCGCGCGATGTCGGCGGCAGCGACGGAGACCGCCTGCGGCAGGCCGACGGGCCGCGGCTGCGCGACGCCGCCGGCGCCGGAGCCGCCGATGGCGTCGAGGTCGGGCACGTCCGGCACCACGACGTCGAGCTCGTACGTCATGCCCTCGCGCACGCCCGACGTGACGACCGCCGCTCCCGTGGCGTCGTTGAACCGCAGGTCCCCCGAGGCGCGACCCAGGTCGATGGACCTCGCGTGCCCGACCGTCGGCAGCCACACGCCCTGCAGGGCGCCGACCGTGACCTCGACGCGCGCCGACGTCCCCCGGACGGGCACGTCGAGCCGGTCGCCCACGCGCCGGAACTCCCCGGACGCCTGCGCGGACCCGTCCCCCGCGACGTTGAACACCACGCCGTCGTACCGGTCGAAGGTCGCCAGCCGCACGCGCCCACCCTGCGGCAGCCCGTCGACGGTCATGAGCACCGTGTCGTCCATCTTCACCAGACGACGGAACGACGCCAGCGGGCTCGGGTAGTCGCGCGGGTCGAACGGCGGCACGATCTCGTCGCGGACCACGACCCGCGGCTGGTCCGCCGCGACGAGCGGACCGCCGACGACGCCGCCGCCGAGGGCCACCGCGGCCAGCGCCGCGGTCGCCACCACGCGCCGCGGCCGCCACGCCCCCGTGCGCCAGGCCGCCCACGTCAGCCCCACCAGGGCGAGCGCCGTCCCGGCCACGGCGGGCGGCACCGGAGGGGTGCGCGTGCCCAGCACGATCGCACCGACCAGCACCAGCACCGGCACGCCGGCGGCGAGCGTCGCGACAGCCGCCCGGCGGACCCGCAGCGTGAGCGAGAGGGCCGCAGCCGTCCCGACGAGCGCGAGCAGGAACGCCGCGACCAGCAGCGTCCCTCCCGTCCCGACCGGCGGCTGCAGCGTGAGCACCTGCTTCCACGTCGAGGCGGCACCGCGCGCCAGCGCGAGCAGCGTCTGCGGCGTCGGCACCACGCCGGCGACCGTGGTCGTCGGCGCGGCGAGCGCACCGCCCGCCAGCACGTACGCACCGATGAGCACCGCGACGACGACGAGCGCCGACCAGCGCCGGAGCGCGCCGACCACCACGACCGCCGCCCCGAGCACCATGCCGCCGAGCAGCGCCGGCAGCACCGCCGACGTCCCGTAGACCGGCAGGAGCGGCGTCAGCGCCAGCCCCACGAGCACGACCAGCACCAGGACGTCGCGCACGGCGTCCGCCGGCTCGCGCACCCCGATCCGCTGCCCGGGCCTCATCGTGCACCCCCCGGTGCCGCCACGGCGTTCACCCGACCACCCGACGCAGCGCGCGCGGCAGGTCCTCGAGCCGCCCGATCGTCGCGAGCGTCAACGGACCCTGCGTGCGCACGGCGACCTCCTCGTCCAGCGCGCACCGGACCACGACCGCACGGGTCCCCGCCGGCAGCGCCCGCGCACCGAGCCGCAGGTCCGCGTCCGTGGGGACGCCACCGGTGACCAGGAACGCCACGGACGCGTCGGGCGTCTCGCGCACCACGCGGCGGCCGAGCAGCACGACGCCGGCGCCCGCGGACGACCACGACAGGCGGGAGCAGTCGTCGAGGAGCAGCGGCGGGGTCCCCGTCCGCAGCCGGCCCGCGCCGGCGAGCACCTCGACGTCCCGCTCGTCACGGATCGCCTGGACGGCGATCGAGGCGGCCACCGACACGGCCAGCTCGAGCTCGTCCGGGTGCGCGTAGTCCGCGACGGCGGTCGCCAGGGCGATCGACGTGAGCGTGCG contains:
- a CDS encoding transglutaminase-like domain-containing protein, translated to MRPGQRIGVREPADAVRDVLVLVVLVGLALTPLLPVYGTSAVLPALLGGMVLGAAVVVVGALRRWSALVVVAVLIGAYVLAGGALAAPTTTVAGVVPTPQTLLALARGAASTWKQVLTLQPPVGTGGTLLVAAFLLALVGTAAALSLTLRVRRAAVATLAAGVPVLVLVGAIVLGTRTPPVPPAVAGTALALVGLTWAAWRTGAWRPRRVVATAALAAVALGGGVVGGPLVAADQPRVVVRDEIVPPFDPRDYPSPLASFRRLVKMDDTVLMTVDGLPQGGRVRLATFDRYDGVVFNVAGDGSAQASGEFRRVGDRLDVPVRGTSARVEVTVGALQGVWLPTVGHARSIDLGRASGDLRFNDATGAAVVTSGVREGMTYELDVVVPDVPDLDAIGGSGAGGVAQPRPVGLPQAVSVAAADIARDAGTPVQVADAITTHLAEQGYFSHGLTDAGDHPSLSGHGAARLADLLAGELMVGDGEQYAAAAALMLQERGLPARVVLGFVPGSGDDEESDGEAVVPTDEDGAVQIRGRDVQAWVEVAFAGHGWVPFDVTPPRSRTPEQEQEETDTDPQPQVVQPPALPPDRVTPPEDDTEQPQTEDPAQDDSGLALWLRVAAWTGVGLGALLVLLSPVLVVLALKARRRRRRRRAADPVRRVAGGWDEVVDTARDMGGAPPAAATRREAARTWTATIAVGHPAVAARVDALARRADRAVFAAGVPDRSEVEAYWADVDATVGALRRTLPWRRRVRTRASWVSLRSPARQRRAPRGARPRPEPPSPTPSVRTRRARRGER